In Salvelinus namaycush isolate Seneca chromosome 15, SaNama_1.0, whole genome shotgun sequence, a genomic segment contains:
- the LOC120059870 gene encoding insulinoma-associated protein 1b-like has product MPKGFLVKRNKKSAHISYRTRTDEYEHHIPDFQSQLDSSPPVSVASCLDRAAPSPDIAADAPITRLDAEAVQFGNPETMYQALYSPTRPISKDHERIYYGRSFNLGSPISAESFPTSASISSFDNLLFAPVDLKIGTSNSNRSGITSSIPATVIRGGTKRPASDTERKSKPASKKPKAIRKLHFEDEMTTSPVLGLKIKEAPADFKPRTQTSAGGKPLGEFVCQLCKEAYADTFSLAQHKCSRIVRVEYRCPECDKMFSCPANLASHRRWHKPRAQSAAGVPSTQRIKSEMAKMHPAVKSIPEEAKDSRAELLSDRDTPSPGVSESGSEDGLYDCQYCGKRFKRQAYLRKHILGHQALQNKMFEDHAFQNSDRVEEQVPVSTSSSEENPNQSPLNLSPVDCLLCPVCGENFPNRASQERHLRLMHCSQVYPCKYCPATFYSSPGLTRHINKCHPSENRQVILLQMPVRPAC; this is encoded by the coding sequence ATGCCCAAAGGATTCCTGGTAAAAAGAAACAAGAAATCAGCGCATATTTCCTATAGGACTCGTACCGATGAGTATGAACATCACATCCCAGACTTTCAGAGTCAGCTGGACTCATCTCCGCCTGTCTCTGTTGCGTCCTGTCTGGACCGTGCAGCCCCATCGCCGGACATCGCAGCAGACGCCCCGATCACCAGGCTGGATGCTGAAGCGGTTCAGTTTGGTAACCCCGAGACGATGTACCAAGCCCTCTACAGCCCCACCCGGCCCATCAGCAAGGACCATGAGAGAATATATTACGGGAGAAGTTTCAATCTAGGCTCGCCAATTTCTGCCGAGTCATTCCCGACATCTGCCTCCATCAGCAGCTTTGATAATCTCCTGTTCGCCCCCGTGGATTTGAAAATAGGCACCAGCAACAGCAACCGCAGCGGCATCACCAGCAGCATCCCGGCTACAGTCATCAGGGGCGGTACCAAGAGGCCCGCATCCGACACTGAGCGCAAGAGCAAACCTGCATCCAAGAAACCCAAAGCCATCAGAAAACTGCATTTTGAAGACGAAATGACAACGTCTCCGGTACTTGGTCTTAAAATCAAAGAGGCTCCTGCCGACTTTAAACCCAGAACGCAGACATCGGCAGGCGGGAAGCCTTTAGGAGAGTTTGTCTGCCAATTGTGTAAGGAAGCTTACGCGGACACATTTTCTTTAGCCCAGCACAAGTGCTCTAGGATAGTGAGAGTTGAGTACAGGTGTCCTGAGTGTGATAAGATGTTCAGCTGCCCGGCTAACCTCGCCTCTCACCGGCGCTGGCACAAACCGAGAGCGCAGAGCGCAGCCGGGGTACCATCTACACAGAGAATCAAATCTGAAATGGCCAAAATGCACCCCGCTGTCAAGTCCATCCCGGAGGAAGCCAAAGACTCAAGAGCCGAGCTACTGAGTGACAGAGACACCCCAAGCCCAGGTGTGTCTGAATCGGGCTCGGAAGATGGTTTATACGACTGCCAATATTGTGGGAAAAGATTTAAGCGTCAAGCATACCTAAGAAAACACATTCTGGGACACCAAGCCTTGCAGAATAAAATGTTCGAGGACCACGCGTTTCAAAACAGCGACAGAGTGGAAGAGCAGGTTCCAGTGTCCACCTCATCCTCAGAGGAAAACCCAAACCAAAGTCCCCTGAATCTGAGCCCCGTGGACTGCCTTCTCTGCCCCGTTTGCGGGGAGAATTTCCCCAACAGGGCCAGCCAGGAGAGACACCTGCGTCTCATGCACTGCTCCCAGGTGTATCCCTGCAAGTATTGCCCTGCCACTTTCTACAGCTCACCCGGACTCACGAGGCACATCAACAAATGCCACCCGTCGGAAAATAGGCAGGTGATCCTGCTTCAAATGCCCGTGCGCCCGGCTTGCTGA